Part of the Deltaproteobacteria bacterium genome, GCTGCCGCTGCCGGCGAGGAGCTGAGATGCAGGGCCGCATCCTCGTGGTCGACGACGAGAAGGCGATGCTGCTCGCCTTGAAGGGGCTGCTCACCAAGGAGGGCTACCACGTCGAGACGACGGTCAGCGGCGCGGAGGCGCTCCGGCAGATCGAGACCGGGAGCTTCCACGTCGTCATCACCGACCTCAGCATGAACGGCGTCGGCGGCATGCAGGTGCTCGAGCACGCCCGGCGCTTCGACCCCGACCTGGCGGTCATCATGATCACGGCGCACGGCTCGGAGAAGATCGCCGTCCAGGCGATGAAGCTCGGCGCCACCGACTACGTGCCGAAGCCCTTCGACAACGACGAGCTGCGCGTGGTCGTCCGCCGCGTGATCGAGACGGTGCTGCTCCGGCGCGACCATCGCCGCCTCCTCGACCAGATGCGGGACGTCTACGGCTTCGAGCAGATCGTCGGCCGGAGCCCGGCGATGCGCCGCCTCTTCGAGACCATCGACAAGATCGCCGACACCGACGTCACCGTGCTCATCCGCGGCGCGAGCGGGACCGGCAAGGAGCTGGTCGCGAACGCGCTTCACTACCGCAGCCCGCGGCGCGCCAAGCCGCTCGTCAAGATGAACTGCGCGGCCCTCAGCCAGGAGCTCGTCGAGAGCGAGCTCTTCGGCCACGAGCGGGGCGCCTTCACGGGCGCGATCGCCCGGCGCGAGGGGAAGTTCGAGGCGGCCGACGGCGGCACGCTCTTCCTCGACGAGGTGGGCGACATGCCGCTCGATACCCAGGCGAAGCTGCTGCGCGCCATCCAGGAGAAGGAGTTCGAGCGGGTGGGCGGCAACACGGCCATCCGCGTCGACGTCCGCCTCATCGCCGCCACCAATCAGGACCTCGAGGGCGCCGTGCGGGCCGGCCGCTTCCGCGAGGACCTCTACTACCGGCTCCGCGTCGTCGAGCTCGCGATCCCGCCCCTCGCCGAGCGGCGCGAGGACATCCCGCTCCTGATCGATCACTTCCTGAAGGACGCCGCCAAGCGCTTCGGGCGCGAGGTGAAGCCGCTCACCGGCGAGGCGCTGCGCGCCTGCCAGACGCACCCGTGGAAGGGCAACGTGCGCGAGCTCCGCTCC contains:
- a CDS encoding sigma-54-dependent Fis family transcriptional regulator, translated to MQGRILVVDDEKAMLLALKGLLTKEGYHVETTVSGAEALRQIETGSFHVVITDLSMNGVGGMQVLEHARRFDPDLAVIMITAHGSEKIAVQAMKLGATDYVPKPFDNDELRVVVRRVIETVLLRRDHRRLLDQMRDVYGFEQIVGRSPAMRRLFETIDKIADTDVTVLIRGASGTGKELVANALHYRSPRRAKPLVKMNCAALSQELVESELFGHERGAFTGAIARREGKFEAADGGTLFLDEVGDMPLDTQAKLLRAIQEKEFERVGGNTAIRVDVRLIAATNQDLEGAVRAGRFREDLYYRLRVVELAIPPLAERREDIPLLIDHFLKDAAKRFGREVKPLTGEALRACQTHPWKGNVRELRSAVEQALLLAPGPEITATDLFTNAPADASPPSPAAAPASFREAKERVVETFERDYLLDALRRHGGNITKAAEDIGMHRQNLQQKMRELGISAEDASKKPA